Below is a genomic region from Caballeronia sp. SBC1.
GAACTCATGCAACGCGCACTTGACGAGGATTGGGAGCCCGCCAGATTCACACAAGCCTTGAACGATCACGCGTCGCGAAGTGGCACGGCGTAATTTCTCGCCTGATCCGCGGGTAAACGTTCGGCTTGATGTGTTTTTGATGTGTTTTTGTCATTCGGCGATAGATAGGTCGCCGTATCATTCCCGCTAACGACAAACAGGCGGCCGATCGGGTTTTGAAGATCGCGCGCCTGTGGGATCTGCCGCGCGACGCAACTTGGCGGAAAAAGTAGGGTGATACAAGATGGACCAATTCAAGGAACTACAGCTCTTCGTTGAGGTTGCCGAGACGGGCAGTATCAACCGGGCTGCGCAAGCCGTGGATCTTTCCATGTCCGCTGCAAGCCGCTACCTGATCTCGCTGGAGACGCGGCTTGCCGTGCAGCTCG
It encodes:
- a CDS encoding LysR family transcriptional regulator, with translation MDQFKELQLFVEVAETGSINRAAQAVDLSMSAASRYLISLETRLAVQLVRRTTRNPGS